Proteins co-encoded in one Yamadazyma tenuis chromosome 1, complete sequence genomic window:
- a CDS encoding mitochondrial 37S ribosomal protein bS18m (EggNog:ENOG503P61X; COG:J; BUSCO:EOG09264XLN): MKDEKWNLNVEGSSAEGSTKIASTVLNMTNLLNDQRDPPLDIDDYFIKKFKPFDNYDPFDLSMKQIEIDQRARKYPKNKKSRDPFARSGINPLDLYTMPLILSRFLTSTGQILPATITGCNPRNQKKLGIAIKRARACGLLSSVHKDVSYLPSRNL, encoded by the coding sequence ATGAAAGATGAGAAATGGAACCTCAATGTTGAAGGCTCATCTGCAGAAGGTTCCACCAAGATAGCCTCCACAGTTCTAAATATGACCAATCTACTTAACGATCAAAGAGACCCACCTTTAGATATTGACGACTATtttatcaagaaatttAAACCATTCGACAACTACGATCCTTTTGACTTATCCATgaaacaaattgaaatCGACCAAAGAGCTCGGAAGTAtccaaagaacaagaagtcaagAGACCCATTTGCACGAAGTGGCATTAATCCCTTGGACTTGTACACAATGCCGTTAATTTTATCTAGGTTCTTAACATCGACGGGCCAGATCTTACCAGCTACCATCACCGGATGTAACCCTagaaatcaaaagaagCTCGGTATTGCTATCAAACGAGCAAGAGCATGTGGGTTACTTAGTTCTGTCCACAAGGATGTATCGTACTTACCTTCCAGAAATCTATAA
- the SIT4_1 gene encoding sporulation-induced protein (EggNog:ENOG503NU6Q; COG:D,T), translated as MSERGPDQWLEQIKKCIALTESDMKQLCELVKELLMEESNIQPVQSPVTVCGDIHGQFHDLLELFRISGGLPSEDNNNNFIFLGDYVDRGYFSLETFTLLMVLKVKYPNRITLVRGNHESRQITQVYGFYEECLTKYGSTTVWKYCCQVFDFLTLAAIIDGKILCVHGGLSPEIRMLDQIRVLSRAQEVPHEGGFCDLVWSDPENVDTWAVSPRGAGWLFGSKVSREFNHINNLQLIARAHQLVMEGFRYHFKDKDVVTVWSAPNYCYRCGNVASVMKIDEQLDPDFKIFSAVKDGDLAIKTNTNKQNRGDYFL; from the coding sequence ATGTCAGAAAGAGGTCCCGATCAATGGTTGGAACAGATCAAAAAATGTATTGCATTAACTGAGTCTGATATGAAACAGTTGTGTGAGCTTGTCAAAGAGCTTTTAATGGAAGAATCTAACATTCAACCAGTTCAAAGTCCCGTAACAGTTTGTGGGGATATTCATGGACAATTCCATGATTTATTGGAGCTCTTCCGAATCAGCGGTGGCTTACCGTCAGAAGACAATAACAATAATTTTATATTCTTAGGTGATTATGTGGATAGGGGatacttttctttggaaacTTTCACCTTATTAATGGTGTTAAAAGTCAAGTATCCCAACAGAATTACGTTGGTGAGAGGAAATCATGAAAGTAGACAAATCACTCAAGTGTATGGATTTTACGAAGAATGTCTAACCAAATACGGTTCTACCACTGTTTGGAAATACTGTTGCCAAGTGTTTGATTTTTTAACGTTGGCAGCCATTATTGATGGGAAGATATTATGTGTTCACGGTGGTTTATCCCCTGAGATCAGGATGTTGGATCAAATCAGAGTCTTGAGTAGAGCTCAAGAAGTGCCCCATGAAGGAGGATTTTGTGATTTGGTTTGGTCTGATCCTGAAAATGTCGACACTTGGGCCGTTAGTCCCAGAGGTGCTGGTTGGCTTTTTGGATCTAAAGTCAGCAGAGAGTTCAATCATATTAATAATTTACAGTTGATAGCTAGAGCTCAtcagttggtgatggaagGGTTCAGGTATCATTTTAAAGACAAGGATGTGGTAACCGTTTGGTCTGCTCCTAATTACTGTTACAGATGTGGAAATGTTGCCAGCGTTATGaaaattgatgaacaatTGGATCCAGACTTCAAAATATTCTCTGCTGTCAAGGATGGTGATTTGGCAATCAAAACTAACACTAATAAGCAAAATAGAGGTGATTACTTCTTATAA
- the CIN8 gene encoding kinesin motor protein cin8 (EggNog:ENOG503NUH1; COG:Z), translated as MSNIQVVVRCRERNQREVKAKSQVVVELASEQYSISQPTITINPCQNSQISQKILNSLDSKTYTFDQVYGPLADQELVFKKAVNPIFKEFLNGFNVSILAYGQTGTGKTYTMCGKTEIHNKTPIEIDKHSGIIPRVLCELFSHLNSNNDDYFIKCSFIELYNENLRDLLNDDVDDSNFGTNPGASSNNKKGLKIFENRNGNSGIYIQNLTEVNINSLNSGFRLLNKGINKRKVASTKLNDFSSRSHTVFTINLYKKDPNDSETIKHSKINLVDLAGSENVSKSGSINQRAKEAGSINQSLLTLGRVITSLSEKSLHGNDVNLNHIPYRESKLTRLLQDSIGGKTKTLLISTISPAKINLEETLSTLDYSLKVKNIENKPQLGQDFDLIMKQILIKDLSNEIIKLNKDLISTRSRNGIYMDENNYNSLLEENASNKNELTELKSKARILSSKVQKLEDEIKFKEIEEASLKHVIEDLKLKDDQLQEKMERTNDNIGLSIQLIQGLNQNERFVQSDSEDCLNLIRSITNSLALMKANFNNNFNQISEDIDESLKSLPNILNDLMKNLSNDELFNKFKNNQNELNNKLKNLNDQFQNHLVSYYNDLDVSGMIEQFFKESVENQVKELQQSFMLDLNKVFNSQHSSLNSLYKDSFNKFTNTLISGSFNNVQQESKNWNSHSNEVYKKITSNMSDYQSNIKNSHIFNQDRLLNASTNVKNSLTNCINPTLDAFTKGFTNDVNKLMNETPKIHNMVNSSIGHLTSNNDKFQQIDNLLGSDNKISPLKANDQKLNRSPSKTPNKHMSAASKIPTLKDKENGEVIHNLKKRKLDTSAQHLIFGELRLLEREHVIERLPFLVVNLLLNLTTKDNNLTLNVLLLMITLFSKVMHSILMDRLEFKQMKVVNELNNSSFYTIADVLQFYAKNSFLYWNVVFLTIDFSIAKFLVYDVFQGINSVPCLLFGLQFAVQGLECLTFFLKCMLDLYELVRYPIYTPDEMDMDDLDNDLDTEPLEKVWENKGLFSKSIDIASSSFKTISYLCFIYLLTTSAGFSVPISMLQGTYLCMRDTYKEVKQLLAFIESSKRLDSQLTDAKSEDLENDSKCIICFDEMLSAVTDEGSQRSNMNSRLKPKKLNCGHVLHMGCLKDWLERSDNCPLCRRRVFEEPEMPGTPQVQQQEQPQQPQQPQQPQQLETRQERQLLDDQDLRPLPRHNEMRRRFAHFEEALAQHRQRRQGPQSRSASTNETRPTPTTDFPGALPRAYSQPERNDSTEGNIQTLHQIVLPRNSVLPPNWTLLPLRRANQDVVDYHVQFSRNVLAKLRVHEKTAERAMNIIDPGLVTSSEDTQELTRRQS; from the exons ATGTCCAACATACAAGTGGTGGTTCGATGCCGAGAGAGAAACCAGCGGGAAGTCAAAGCCAAGTCCCAGGTTGTGGTGGAATTGGCGTCTGAGCAGTACTCTATATCTCAACCAACTATAACTATCAATCCATGTCAAAATAGCCAAATATCGCAAAAGATTCTCAACTCATTAGACTCCAAGACATATAcatttgaccaagtttATGGTCCTCTTGCCGACCAAGAGTTGGTGTTTAAGAAGGCTGTGAATCCGATTTTCAAGGAATTTTTGAACGGGTTTAATGTGTCTATTCTAGCATATGGTCAAACGGGCACTGGGAAAACATACACCATGTGTGGTAAAACCGAAATACATAACAAGACTCCCATTGAGATAGATAAACATTCGGGAATAATTCCTCGGGTTCTTTGTGAGTTATTTTCCCAtttgaactccaacaatGACGATTACTTCATTAAGTGTTCCTTTATTGAGTTGTATAATGAGAATTTGAGAGATCTACTAAAcgatgatgttgatgattcaAATTTCGGTACTAACCCAGGAGCAAGCTCCAATAACAAAAAAGGATTGAAGATCTTCGAGAACAGAAATGGAAACTCGGGAATTTACATCCAAAACTTGACGGAAGTCAATATCAATAGTTTGAACTCTGGGTTCAGGTTATTGAATAAAGGAATAAACAAGAGAAAGGTAGCCAGCACAAAACTCAATGATTTCTCTTCGAGATCCCACACGGTCTTCACCATTAATTTATACAAAAAGGATCCCAACGATAGCGAAACAATCAAACACTCGAAGATTAACTTGGTTGATTTAGCTGGTTCTGAGAATGTCAGCAAATCGGGCTCTATAAATCAAAGAGCAAAAGAAGCAGGCTCCATCAACCAGAGTTTGTTGACATTGGGCAGGGTGATAACCTCGTTGAGTGAAAAATCATTGCATGGGAATGATGTCAACTTGAATCACATACCTTACAGAGAATCTAAATTAACGAGGTTATTACAAGACTCTATTGGAGGAAAGACTAAGACTTTATTAATATCCACTATTTCACCTGCAAAAATCAACCTCGAAGAGACTTTATCCACCTTAGACTATTCATTGAAGGTCAAaaatattgaaaacaaaCCGCAGTTGGGACAAGACTTTGATTTGATCATGAAACAaattttgatcaaggatTTATCGAATGAAATAATAAAATTaaacaaagacttgataTCTACACGATCCAGAAATGGTATTTATATGGATGAGAACAACTATAATAGTctattggaagaaaacgCTTCCAACAAGAATGAATTGACTGAATTGAAGCTGAAAGCAAGGATACTCAGTTCGAAGgtacaaaaacttgaagatgaaataaaattcaaagaaattgaagaggCTTCCCTCAAACATGTAATTGAAGACTTAAAGCTCAAAGATGATCAGCTACAAGAAAAAATGGAGAGAACCAATGACAACATTGGGCTTTCAATACAATTAATTCAAGGTTTAAACCAGAATGAAAGATTTGTCCAGCTGGACTCCGAAGACTGCTTGAATTTGATAAGATCGATAACAAATAGTTTGGCCTTGATGAAAGCaaatttcaacaacaacttcaaccaaataTCCGAAGATATTGATGAGTCTCTCAAAAGCTTGCCCAATATTCTCAATGATCTtatgaagaacttgagcAACGATGAGCTCTTTAACAAGTTTAAAAACAATCAAAATGAATTaaacaacaagttgaaaaacctCAACGACCAATTCCAGAACCATTTGGTCAGCTATTacaatgacttggatgtTTCGGGAATGATCgaacaattcttcaaagaatctGTGGAAAATCAGGTCAAGGAGTTGCAACAATCATTCatgttggatttgaatAAGGTATTCAACTCTCAACATTCAAGTTTGAACAGCTTGTACAAGGATTCATTCAATAAATTTACAAACACCCTAATTTCCGGCAGCTTCAATAATGTTCAGCAGGAATCTAAGAACTGGAATAGCCATTCTAACGAAGTTTACAAGAAAATCACTCTGAACATGAGCGATTATCAATCGAACATAAAGAATTCCCATATTTTCAATCAGGATAGGTTGCTCAATGCTTCGACCAACGTGAAAAATAGCTTGACTAACTGCATCAACCCTACCTTGGATGCCTTCACCAAAGGATTTACAAATGATGTCAATAAGTTAATGAATGAAACACCCAAGATTCATAACATGGTAAATTCCAGCATCGGTCATCTTACCTCCAACAACGACAAATTTCAACAGATTGACAATTTGCTTGGTTCGGACAATAAAATATCGCCATTGAAGGCCAATGACCAAAAGCTAAACCGGTCTCCATCTAAAACGCCAAACAAGCACATGTCTGCTGCCTCAAAAATACCTACTCTTAAAGACAAAGAGAATGGGGAAGTTATACAtaacttgaaaaagaggAAACTTGA TACGTCAGCTCAACATCTTATATTCGGAGAACTAAGGCTTTTAGAAAGAGAACATGTCATTGAACGGCTCCCCTTTCTTGTGGTGAATTTACTCTTGAATTTAACCACCAAAGATAATAACCTCACACTCAATGTgcttttgttgatgatcaCCTTGTTCTCCAAAGTGATGCACTCAATTCTTATGGACAGATTGGAATTTAAGCAAATGAAAGTTGTAAATGAACTTAACAATCTGTCATTCTACACCATTGCTGATGTTTTACAATTTTATGCAAAAAATTCCTTTCTCTATTGGAATGTGGTGTTCCTCACCATCGATTTCTCGATTGCAAAGTTTCTTGTCTACGATGTTTTCCAAGGTATTAATTCAGTTCCGTGTCTTTTATTTGGCTTGCAGTTTGCTGTTCAAGGATTGGAATGCTTAActtttttcttgaagtgtATGCTCGATTTATACGAGTTAGTAAGATATCCAATCTATACTCCCGATGAAATGGATATGGATGACCTTGACAATGACCTTGATACTGAACCTTTGGAGAAAGTTTGGGAAAATAAAGGCTTGTTCTCGAAATCGATTGATATTGCCTCCTCTTCCTTCAAGACCATTTCCTATCTTTGTTTCATATACTTGTTGACAACACTGGCAGGATTCTCTGTTCCTATTTCGATGCTTCAGGGAACTTACCTATGCATGCGTGATACATATAAAGAGGTCAAACAGTTACTAGCTTTTATCGAGCTGTCAAAGCGTTTAGATTCTCAATTGACGGATGCAAAAtctgaagatttggaaaatgaCAGTAAGTGTATCATCTGTTTCGATGAAATGCTTTCTGCAGTCACGGATGAAGGTCTGCAAAGAAGTAATATGAACTCCAGATTAAAGCCTAAGAAATTGAACTGTGGGCACGTGCTTCATATGGGTTGCTTGAAAGATTGGCTTGAGAGATCGGATAACTGTCCTTTGTGTAGAAGAAGGgtgtttgaagaaccagaaatGCCTGGTACCCCGCAGGTTCAACAGCAGGAGCAaccacaacaaccacaacaaccacaacaaccacaacaactCGAAACACGCCAAGAAAGACAACTCcttgatgatcaagatcTCAGGCCTTTGCCTCGTCATAATGAAATGCGAAGGAGATTTGcccattttgaagaagcacTAGCTCAACATAGACAAAGGCGGCAAGGGCCACAATCTCGATCAGCGTCTACTAATGAAACCCGTCCTACACCCACTACAGATTTCCCAGGAGCTCTACCAAGAGCTTATTCCCAACCCGAGAGAAATGATTCAACTGAAGGAAATATCCAGActcttcaccaaattgtACTCCCTCGCAATTCAGTTTTACCACCTAACTGGACATTACTACCATTGCGTAGGGCTAACCAGGATGTCGTAGACTATCATGTTCAATTTTCAAGGAATGTCCTTGCTAAATTACGAGTGCATGAAAAGACAGCTGAAAGGGCCATGAACATCATCGACCCTGGCTTGGTCACGTCTAGTGAAGATACCCAAGAGCTCACGCGTCGTCAGAGTTAA
- a CDS encoding uncharacterized protein (COG:S; EggNog:ENOG503P8NH), with product MLARSFARQSVRSLSTTRVVLSSNEGATAAGKDAFSDRERAQETAYVKKHEAEQLKALKEQLAKQKETIDQLAQEIKSLKK from the coding sequence ATGTTGGCCAGATCATTTGCTAGACAATCCGTCAGATCCCTCTCTACCACAAGAGTGGTTTTATCTTCTAATGAAGGTGCCACTGCTGCTGGAAAAGATGCCTTCTCTGACAGAGAAAGAGCCCAAGAAACCGCCTATGTTAAGAAACATGAAGCTGAACAATTGAAGGCCTTGAAGGAACAATTGGCTAAGCAAAAGGAAACCATCGACCAGTTGGCacaagaaatcaaatctttgaagaaataa
- the PHO85 gene encoding negative regulator of the PHO system (COG:T; EggNog:ENOG503NVF8): MVGSSSQFQQLEKLGEGTYATVYKGRNRATGALVALKEINLDSEEGTPSTAIREISLMKELDYHNIVTLYDVIHTENKLTIVFEYMDRDLKRYMEVHGNNGALDLKTVKSFMFQLLKGIMFCHDNRVLHRDLKPQNLLISNKGELKLGDFGLARAFGIPFNTFSNEVVTLWYRAPDVLLGSRAYTTSIDIWSAGCIFAEMCTGKPLFPGSANDDQLMKIFRLMGTPNERTWPGVSSYPNYKNNWQIFVPQDLRLLIPNLDSMGLNLLNSLLQMRPEARITARQALQHPWFHEINNPSPLMHHINDSQQQSQQPPQQQQPSNNGQINY, from the exons ATGGTTGGTTCATCGTCACA attccaacaactcgaaAAGTTGGGGGAAGGTACCTATGCCACTGTTTACAAAGGTAGGAATCGTGCCACGGGTGCTTTGGTGGCCTTaaaagaaatcaacttggattcGGAGGAAGGAACCCCTTCTACCGCCATCAGAgagatttctttgatgaaggaGCTAGACTATCATAATATAGTGACTCTATATGACGTGATTCACACTGAAAACAAGTTAACAATAGTGTTTGAGTATATGGACAGGGATTTAAAGCGGTACATGGAAGTACATGGGAACAACGGAGCCTTAGACTTGAAAACTGTAAAGTCATTCATGTTTCAGTTGTTGAAAGGGATCATGTTCTGTCATGATAATCGTGTGTTACATCGTGATTTGAAGCCTCagaatttgttgatcagCAATAAGGGagaattgaagttgggtgattttggattGGCCAGAGCTTTCGGTATTCCTTTTAACACTTTTTCCAACGAGGTGGTCACTCTATGGTATAGAGCCCCGGACGTGTTGTTGGGCTCTAGGGCTTATACCACCTCCATTGATATTTGGTCTGCTGGTTGTATTTTTGCTGAAATGTGTACTGGTAAGCCCTTATTTCCTGGCTCTGCTAATGATGAtcagttgatgaaaatcTTTAGATTGATGGGAACCCCCAACGAAAGAACCTGGCCAGGAGTATCATCGTATCCTAACTATAAGAACAATTGGCAAATATTTGTCCCCCAAGACTTGCGGTTATTGATTCCTAATTTGGATTCCATGGgattgaatttgttgaacagtTTATTGCAAATGAGACCTGAGGCCAGAATTACTGCCAGGCAAGCCTTACAACATCCTTGGTTCCATGAGATTAACAACCCCAGTCCGTTAATGCACCATATTAACGAtctgcaacaacaactgCAACAGCCACcacagcaacaacagccTCTGAATAATGGCCAGATTAATTACTAA
- the RRN11 gene encoding rDNA transcription factor component (EggNog:ENOG503NYHN; COG:K) has translation MFEDPASSLVWLPGSQLKLDKAILRYQQHKVYQALLQNKTLSGSIKKKIKESHYKQILLKKIKESMENPTRPEEAFEIWNQSDHMNVYRRSTNTEPLKFDEEFLDNMLTNAQRHREEENGDSGNDDDDSGSELIKEHLFEEYFNKLTRPADFSGISRKPKLEFLLTTEGYEVLPLPSEETKTGFYRYHIANLNFFLHSSILNKSWDQAYKILCILLRFPGIDIRYLWPLAIEILRGKHNENKETTSVFKYKERRFFSWLASFYILSASRPGLVENAPVFRSGSVTHVPIFIIESIWSLLDDGQVERVKTEVKSLILKAPFENEGVFSFILCLCYLMENVQLADRYAKVDTSDENDLEVNIFLNDKASIYAKISSNFEEVDKYLHKCTELKFEYPPDIVEVQTNIILSKIKEADEANTGNQSDEDNISEEEIPDPYDTMNDTNNHNEDEVSHDTIIEQANEGTEISKRVSLEDEIPDSYIDDEEEEIPDQYDDEDEIADQYVDVVPVTETRNTINNERNDDSDSSIDFDFDFD, from the coding sequence ATGTTTGAAGATCCAGCTTCCAGTCTAGTATGGCTACCTGGCAGTCAACTAAAACTAGACAAAGCCATACTAcgatatcaacaacataAGGTTTATCAAGCACTCTTACAAAACAAAACCTTATCAGGatccatcaagaagaagataaagGAGAGTCATTATAAACAAATTTTATTAAAGAAGATAAAGGAAAGTATGGAAAATCCCACACGCCCCGAAGAAGCATTTGAGATCTGGAACCAGAGTGACCATATGAATGTGTACAGAAGATCAACAAATACAGAACCTTTGAAGTTCGATGAGGAATTTCTTGATAACATGCTCACTAATGCCCAAAGACATAgggaagaagagaatggCGATAGCGGTAACGACGACGATGACAGTGGAAGTGAACTCATAAAGGAACATTTATTCGAAGAGTATTTCAATAAACTCACACGTCCTGCCGACTTCTCAGGAATTAGTCGTAAGCCTAAGTTGGAGTTTCTACTTACTACAGAAGGATATGAAGTTTTACCTTTACCAAGCGAGGAGACGAAAACTGGATTTTACAGATATCATATTGCAAACTTAAACTTTTTTTTGCATTCCAGCATCTTGAATAAGTCTTGGGATCAAGCATACAAGATTCTTTGCATTTTACTACGATTCCCTGGAATTGACATAAGGTATTTGTGGCCTTTAGCAATCGAAATCTTAAGAGGAAAGCATAACGAGAATAAGGAAACCACTTCAGTTTTTAAATACAAGgaaagaagattctttAGTTGGCTTGCCTCGTTTTATATCCTCAGTGCTTCAAGACCTGGTTTGGTAGAGAACGCACCAGTGTTTAGGAGCGGCTCAGTTACTCACGTGCCAATATTCATTATTGAATCTATCTGGTCTCTATTGGATGATGGGCAGGTAGAGAGGGTCAAGACTGAGGTCAAATCCTTAATATTAAAAGCCCCTTTCGAAAACGAAGGTGTTTTTTCATTTATCTTGTGTTTATGTTATTTGATGGAAAATGTTCAGTTAGCTGACAGGTACGCCAAGGTTGACACATCAGATGAAAACGATTTGGAAGTGAACATCTTTTTGAATGACAAGGCCAGCATTTACGCTAAGATATCTTCCAATTTTGAGGAGGTTGATAAGTACCTTCACAAGTGTACAGAGTTGAAATTTGAATACCCACCAGACATCGTTGAAGTTCAGACAAATATAATAttatccaagatcaaagaagCGGATGAAGCAAATACTGGTAATCAAAGTGATGAGGACAACATCTCTGAAGAGGAGATACCTGATCCTTATGATACTATGAATGATACCAATAACCacaatgaagatgaagtcTCTCATGATACCATAATAGAACAAGCCAATGAAGGTACTGAGATTTCGAAGAGAGTAAGCTTAGAGGATGAAATTCCAGATTCTTACATtgacgatgaagaggaagaaataCCCGATCAGTatgacgatgaagatgagatcGCAGACCAGTATGTGGACGTAGTACCCGTAACTGAAACCAGAAACACAATTAACAATGAAAGAAATGACGATTCAGACAGCAGCATAGAttttgactttgatttcGATTGA
- a CDS encoding uncharacterized protein (BUSCO:EOG09265HEP; EggNog:ENOG503P4JU; COG:D), translating into MDDSELNAIRQARLAELQKNTSQQQPTNPQAEMKVNMLNQALDVNARERLSRVRIVRPDRAEAVENYVVKLISMGSLTKKLTEQEVVGILNSLARDEKKKDAKIIFNRRQLSDEEDDDDFFD; encoded by the coding sequence ATGGATGATTCAGAGTTGAATGCCATCAGGCAAGCCCGGTTGGCTGAGCTTCAAAAGAACACATCACAGCAACAGCCAACGAATCCCCAGGCGGAAATGAAGGTTAATATGTTGAATCAAGCATTAGATGTGAATGCCAGAGAAAGACTCAGTAGAGTCAGAATCGTCAGACCAGATAGAGCTGAGGCAGTGGAAAACTACgtggtgaagttgatttccatGGGATCATTGACAAAGAAACTCACCGAACAAGAAGTGGTGGGGATTCTCAATAGCTTGGCAAGAGacgagaagaagaaggatgcgaaaatcatcttcaacagaAGACAACTaagtgatgaagaagacgacgaTGACTTCTTTGATTAG